Proteins from one bacterium genomic window:
- a CDS encoding twin-arginine translocation signal domain-containing protein: protein MTLRSTRRTFLKTSALTGAALGLGSLAAPWSGRLFAAEPMKVLILGGTGQTGPHLVEALRAGGHTVTLFNRGNRSETLFPDVECLIGDRDPEKADGLDALKAAIDGGRTWDVCIDIWPHIPKIVETTADLLKGSVGHYCYVSSISVYVDNSVPDADESAAVGEAPNADETEFTWDLFGPFKAECENRIRRIYPDNHTIFRPGLIVGPRDFSFRGGYWPVRVRRGGEVLAPGDGATPIQIIDGRDLTAFQVRCMENRTGGTFDVTGPEPKNKLTMKAYLEECRKATGSDATFTWADNAFLEEHEVSAWMNMPCWLPPEGEYAAFGLRSCAKAVAAGLVYRPYAETIRDTLAWFDELPDDRREGVTRRAGLPAEKEAEVLAAWHEKHG, encoded by the coding sequence ATGACCCTCCGCTCGACCCGCCGCACGTTCCTGAAGACCTCGGCCCTGACCGGCGCCGCCCTGGGCCTCGGCTCGCTGGCCGCGCCCTGGTCCGGCCGGCTCTTCGCCGCCGAGCCCATGAAGGTCCTCATCCTCGGCGGCACCGGCCAGACCGGTCCCCACCTCGTCGAGGCCCTCCGCGCCGGCGGCCACACCGTCACCCTCTTCAACCGCGGCAACCGCAGCGAGACCCTCTTCCCGGACGTGGAGTGCCTGATCGGCGATCGCGATCCGGAGAAAGCCGATGGTCTGGACGCCCTGAAGGCGGCCATCGACGGCGGTCGCACCTGGGACGTGTGCATCGACATCTGGCCCCACATCCCGAAGATCGTCGAGACCACGGCCGATCTGCTCAAGGGCAGCGTCGGCCACTATTGCTACGTGTCGTCCATCTCGGTGTACGTCGACAACTCGGTGCCCGACGCCGACGAGTCCGCCGCCGTGGGCGAGGCCCCGAACGCCGACGAGACCGAGTTCACCTGGGACCTCTTCGGCCCCTTCAAGGCCGAGTGCGAGAACCGCATCCGTCGCATCTATCCGGACAACCACACCATCTTCCGGCCCGGCCTGATCGTGGGCCCGCGCGACTTCAGCTTCCGCGGCGGCTACTGGCCCGTCCGCGTGCGGCGGGGCGGCGAGGTGCTGGCCCCCGGCGACGGCGCCACGCCGATCCAGATCATCGACGGTCGCGACCTGACCGCCTTCCAGGTCCGCTGCATGGAGAACCGCACCGGCGGCACCTTCGACGTGACCGGTCCCGAGCCGAAGAACAAGCTGACCATGAAGGCCTACCTGGAGGAGTGCCGCAAGGCGACCGGGTCGGACGCCACCTTCACCTGGGCCGACAACGCCTTCCTCGAGGAGCACGAGGTCTCGGCCTGGATGAACATGCCCTGCTGGCTGCCGCCCGAGGGCGAGTACGCGGCCTTCGGTCTGCGCAGCTGCGCGAAGGCCGTGGCGGCGGGCCTGGTCTACCGGCCCTACGCCGAGACGATCCGGGACACCCTGGCCTGGTTCGACGAGCTGCCGGACGACCGGCGCGAAGGTGTCACCAGGCGCGCCGGCCTGCCGGCCGAGAAGGAGGCCGAGGTGCTGGCGGCCTGGCACGAGAAGCACGGCTAG